From the genome of Pseudomonas sp. AB6, one region includes:
- a CDS encoding GntP family permease, whose translation MSVIIALAALGLLMLAAYRGYSVILFAPIAALGAVLLTDPSAVAPAFSGVFMEKMVGFVKLYFPVFLLGAVFGKLIELSGFSRAIVAAAIRLLGTRQAMLVIVLVCAVLTYGGVSLFVVVFAVYPFAAEMFRQSDIPKRLIPATIALGAFSFTMDALPGTPQIQNIIPATFFNTTAWAAPWLGLIGTLFVFCTGMLYLQRQRNKAQRAGEGYGTELRNEPETAENIKLPNAWIALSPLLLVGIMNLLFTHWIPQWYGKTNILSLPGMATPVQTEIAKLTAIWAVEAALLIGILTVLVFGFSAVRGKLAEGSKSAVSGALLAAMNTASEYGFGAVIASLPGFLVLADALKTIPNPLVNESITVTLLAGITGSASGGMSIALAAMSDSFIAAAHAANIPMEVLHRVAAMASGGMDTLPHNGAVITLLAVTGLTHREAYKDIFSITIIKTLAVFVVIGTFYATGIV comes from the coding sequence ATGAGTGTAATCATCGCGTTAGCGGCCCTTGGGCTACTGATGCTCGCTGCGTACCGTGGCTATAGCGTCATTCTGTTCGCCCCCATTGCCGCCCTCGGCGCGGTATTGTTGACCGACCCTTCAGCCGTCGCCCCTGCGTTTAGCGGCGTGTTCATGGAAAAGATGGTCGGCTTCGTCAAACTCTACTTCCCCGTATTTCTGCTCGGCGCCGTATTTGGCAAGCTGATCGAGCTGTCCGGTTTCTCCCGCGCCATCGTTGCGGCAGCCATTCGTCTGCTCGGCACGCGTCAGGCAATGCTGGTGATCGTGTTGGTATGTGCCGTGCTCACCTACGGCGGGGTTTCACTGTTTGTGGTGGTGTTCGCGGTTTACCCGTTCGCCGCCGAGATGTTCCGCCAGAGCGATATCCCCAAGCGACTGATTCCAGCCACCATTGCCCTGGGTGCGTTTTCCTTCACCATGGACGCGCTACCCGGCACTCCGCAAATCCAGAACATCATTCCCGCGACATTCTTCAACACCACCGCATGGGCAGCGCCATGGTTGGGGTTGATCGGTACTTTATTCGTGTTTTGCACCGGCATGCTGTACCTGCAACGTCAACGCAATAAAGCCCAGCGGGCCGGCGAAGGTTACGGCACAGAGCTGCGCAACGAACCTGAAACCGCCGAAAATATCAAACTGCCCAACGCCTGGATTGCCCTGTCACCGCTGCTGCTGGTTGGCATCATGAACTTGCTGTTCACCCATTGGATTCCGCAGTGGTACGGCAAGACCAACATCTTGAGCCTGCCAGGCATGGCAACCCCGGTACAAACTGAAATCGCCAAGTTAACGGCTATCTGGGCCGTGGAAGCAGCACTGCTGATCGGCATTTTGACGGTGCTGGTGTTCGGCTTCAGTGCGGTGCGTGGCAAGCTGGCCGAAGGCAGCAAAAGCGCGGTGAGCGGCGCATTGCTGGCGGCAATGAATACGGCATCGGAGTACGGCTTCGGTGCGGTGATCGCCTCGCTGCCGGGATTTCTGGTGTTGGCCGATGCGCTAAAAACCATTCCCAATCCGTTGGTCAATGAATCCATCACCGTCACCTTGCTTGCTGGTATCACCGGTTCGGCGTCAGGCGGCATGAGCATTGCGCTGGCAGCCATGTCTGACAGCTTCATCGCGGCGGCCCATGCGGCCAACATTCCAATGGAAGTGCTGCACCGAGTCGCCGCCATGGCCAGCGGCGGCATGGACACCCTTCCGCACAACGGCGCTGTGATCACGTTGTTGGCCGTCACCGGTTTGACCCACCGAGAGGCCTACAAGGATATATTCAGCATCACCATTATCAAAACGCTGGCGGTCTTTGTTGTGATCGGCACGTTCTACGCCACCGGCATCGTTTGA